CGAGGTAGGCGGCTACTGAGCTGAGCAGCACGTGACAATGTGTACCATCTCTGGTACCTTGCGCTAGCGGACAAGCCCTGAAGAAGATCGCCGCGGCGTTCTATCGGACGGCGGCCGGCACTGAGCCGGTTCGCGACTGGCTCAAAGGCCTGTCGGTCGAGGAGCGCCGCGAGATCGGCGAGGACATCGCCACCGTCGAGTACGGGTGGCCCGTCGGGATGCCAGTGTGCCGGCCGCTGGGCCAGGGCCTCTGGGAGGTTCGCAGTACCCTTCCCGGCAACCGCATCGCTCGCGTGATTTTTTGCATCGCGCAAG
This DNA window, taken from Candidatus Rokuibacteriota bacterium, encodes the following:
- a CDS encoding type II toxin-antitoxin system RelE/ParE family toxin produces the protein MKKIAAAFYRTAAGTEPVRDWLKGLSVEERREIGEDIATVEYGWPVGMPVCRPLGQGLWEVRSTLPGNRIARVIFCIAQGRMVLLHGFLKKTQKIPNEDLALARRRMEEIEQ